cacacaAAGCACAGAGTTCATCCATAGGAAACCGCTGGTAACCAATCCAACAGGAGTTAAAAGTAATAAACAAAACTCTGGGAAGTGcattgatttcattttcatttaattaatttcattttatttatttatatagataatGATAATGAGTATAAGGTGTTTGTACTGCTGGAAGGCACAATGTATTGTTTACAGATGTACCTCTTGGTGTATTTAACTTCCAATAGGCTATTTTAAGGATTGCATACGCATAATTTAAGCAAGTCCATTACGTACATTCTACAGTACCTTGAACACATCAGACTCAGCCTTAAATGAAAGTAGTGCACCTAAGAGGCGGTGTTAAAGGTGACCTGTCCTTTCAGCGTTATGACATTTATGGCTTTTGGCTTTATGCTCCACTGAAAGAGTATTTTTAAGAACTGCGGAAATATAAAACCTTGTTTTTAATCACTTCTCAGGAAATATGTTGAACGTCATTTCAACAATATAGAGCAATGCCTTTTTGTCAAAcaaagtattagttttttttttactgaaatttaGCTCTTGGGCCTTTTTAAAGGTCTTCTGTTATTTATAAACCACTTGATTTTTAGGTCATATTGTGGTGCAATTTTTccgattttaaatctgcattgtaATGTACTGATATCCTACTGATCTGGAAACGTGGTAACTCAGTCACCGTCTTTGATTCAGCTGTGAAAAGGATGAGATTTGTTAAAGATGAAATCTTTAAGCACATTGTAAAAACAGTATGTGAGTATAAGCAATAAACCTATCTTAGTCCTTATTGTCAACTTATTGTGTTATTCGTCATATTTTATTATCCATTCAttgttatataatacaaaattgaATTGCATTAGTAGAGATGGTAGTGATGCAGgcagtattgattttttttattgccttgTGTAATCACATGTTCCCAAATCACTTGCTTTGCCTCAGTCAAAAGTCATGTGAAGGACTTTGTACTGACATGTTGGCCCTTTTTCTCTTGGAGATCATTAACTAAAGACAGTCATGTCAAGCTAGTGACAAACTTGCATGCTATGTCACCTTGGAGAACTGCTTCTTGGCTTGACAGCTGAAACTAAAATCTGGACAATCCTGATCCTCTTGCTCTATTGAATTGTCAATGTGCATCAAAAACAgtgcaaaaatgtatgtttttgttacGTTTTAAACATTATTAGTCATGAATTACTGGCTACATGGAaacgtttttctgttttaaaaaacttCCTGTTGTCATTTACGCTTTCCACCTTGAGAAGGCTTAAGGTTACCTTTCTAACTTTAAGCCATTCATCTCCGTCATCATAAAAGGGTCCCGCCTCCTGGAATGTGTGACGTTTAGTCGACGGTCCAATCGAATCTTAGAAGCCTTGGGTACGTTTCCTCTCGCGAGACAAACCTTTTAAAAATCTCTTCTCAACTTTTCATTCGGCCATTTCGAATCAGCCGGCATTCCACACGTTAGTCCTGCGGCAGAGCGGGGTAGACCTCTTGAAGTTACACCTCTCCAAGAACACCCGATAATGAATGAGACCGCCATCTCTTTCGCCAAGGACTTCTTGGCCGGTGGTATTGCCGCTGCTATCTCTAAAACCGCCGTAGCCCCAATCGAGAGAGTCAAGCTGCTGCTTCAGGTAACGTTACGCGGTTATATCAATGGGATTATACAATTgcataatttaaagaaattaaattacaaagtGAGCTAAAATGTGAATACAACCAGCACAGTGTAATCCTAGAAGACTTTATGgctaaaataaaactcaagaGCGTTATCAGGTTTtaacatgcttctttttttttttttcaattaccgTTACTTTTAATTGTTCATTGAATGGAGAGTGCCTAACGAAACGGTGAACCTCTTGACTAAATGAGAATCTTGATCTTTGTGTGAGTGAAGTAGACTTTGAGCCTTTTAAAATCAAGCTGATCGTAAAATAATTTGTTAGAAGATCGACTGACTTAGGCCTTAAGTGCTCCCTAACATTTACCAACCCTCCTCGAGAGAACCCGAGAAATGCTTCAAGCACTAACcaatgagggttttttttttttttgtagagagtTGGAAAgacgtatttttttttattatttttaaaacactgtaaaccAGCATCCTTATTGATCTTGCCAAGGTCGCGAGAAGGGGAGGCCAGTGAATAGCTAACTTTAGGCCTTTGTTGCTAGCTTGCAAGCTAACGCTCGCGCCCTGGAACGTCGAAGTCCCACAGTTATTGTTTGAGAGGACACGATATTTTATGGGCGTATCATATGGTGACATTGATTTAATGTTGCATATTTAtagttttcacacatttttacaacattttcattgtttttgcgGACAATTTTGACGGAAACCACCTACCGGAAGATAGCGAGTATTTTGCCGGCTTTTTCATTTCGAATAATCACGTGGTGTTCTTTGGTTTTATTCTATAAAGAGGATAATAGTTTTAAACTATTTTCCACCAAATTCACTTTTAGTTGCTTTCAGTTTGGGACATTTGTAATCTTTGAGGCTTCAGCTAGTCTTTCAATCAATCACTCTTCCATTGCATTGCCTTTCATTGTGTGCATTGATTGATTTTCTTCTATGTTTACAGGTGCAACATGCTAGCAAACAGATTACAGTGGATAAGCAATACAAGGGCATTATTGACTGCGTGGTGCGTATTCCCAAGGAGCAGGGCTTTCTGTCGTTCTGGAGAGGAAACTTGGCAAACGTCATCAGATACTTCCCCACCCAGGCCCTCAACTTTGCTTTTAAGGACAAGTACAAGAAGGTCTTCCTCGATGGTGTAGACAAGCACACCCAGTTCTGGAGGTACTTCGCTGGTAACCTGGCTTCAGGTGGTGCTGCTGGTGCCACATCCCTCTGCTTCGTGTACCCCCTCGACTTCGCAAGAACCCGTCTGGCCGCTGACGTCGGCAAGGCTGGAGCAGAAAGAGAGTTCAGCGGCCTGGGTAACTGCTTGGTGAAGATCTCCAAGTCTGATGGCATCAGAGGTCTGTACCAGGGCTTCAATGTGTCCGTCCAGGGTATCATCATTTACAGAGCCGCCTATTTCGGCATCTATGACACAGCCAAGGGTAAGTCACAATGCATTTGAGGTATCATCGTCAAAGTGTGCCATTGCTGCATTCACTACATTTGCTGTCATGTCTTTAGGTATGCTGCCAGATCCCAAAAACACCCACATTGTTGTCAGCTGGATGATCGCTCAGACTGTGACTGCTGTTGCTGGTCTTGCATCCTACCCCTTCGATACAGTCCGTCGTCGTA
This DNA window, taken from Cyprinus carpio isolate SPL01 unplaced genomic scaffold, ASM1834038v1 S000006696, whole genome shotgun sequence, encodes the following:
- the LOC122133943 gene encoding ADP/ATP translocase 3, which translates into the protein MNETAISFAKDFLAGGIAAAISKTAVAPIERVKLLLQVQHASKQITVDKQYKGIIDCVVRIPKEQGFLSFWRGNLANVIRYFPTQALNFAFKDKYKKVFLDGVDKHTQFWRYFAGNLASGGAAGATSLCFVYPLDFARTRLAADVGKAGAEREFSGLGNCLVKISKSDGIRGLYQGFNVSVQGIIIYRAAYFGIYDTAKGMLPDPKNTHIVVSWMIAQTVTAVAGLASYPFDTVRRRMMMQSGRKGADIMYSGTIDCWKKIARDEGGKAFFKGAWSNVLRGMGGAFVLVLYDELKKVI